TCGTCCCGATGAAGTAGTTAATGAGGTTTTCGACCTGTTTGCAGCACTAGATGCCAATGAAGAGCAGCTTGACTTCCCTATATTATATGCCTCAGGTCGTAACGGCTGGTGTACAACTGAATTAAATGATGAACGCAAAGACCTTACACCTATGCTGGAGTTGGTATTAAAGCATGTTAAAGAGCCTGATGTTGATTTGAACGCTCCTTTTTCAATGCTGGTAACACTTCTTGAATCAGACCCTTTCTTGGGACGTATCCTTACAGGGCGTATTGTTAGCGGTAAAGCAAAGATAAACATGCCTGTAAAAGCAATCAATCTGGAAGGTGAAGTTGTTGAGCAGGGCAGACTTACTAAATTACAGTCATTCATAGGGGTACACCGTGTTCCGGTTGATTCTGCCAATGCAGGTGACATTATATCTATAGCGGGAATGGAAGAAGCTTCAGTTGCCGATACAATCGGTGACATTTCCATATCAAAGCCGATTCAATCCACTCCTATCGACCCTCCTACTATGGCGATAACCATCGGAGTGAATGACTCTCCGTTTGCCGGTCAGGAAGGTTCCAAAGTAACTTCCCGTATGATACGTGACCGTTTATTTGCCGAAGCTGAGACAAATGTAGCTATTACCGTTAACGAAACAACCGGCGGTGAGGCTTATGAAGTTGGCGGAAGGGGCGAGTTGCAGCTTGGTGTTTTGATAGAAACAATGAGGCGTGAGGGTTTTGAACTTTCCGTTTCAAGACCAAGGGTGCTATTTAAAGAAGAAAACGGCAAGAAATTAGAGCCTATTGAAGAAGTGGTTGTTGATGTTGATGACGAGTTTTCAGGAACGGTTGTTGAAAAAGTAAGCTTGAGAAAAGGTAAAATGGTTGACATGCGACCGTCAGGCGGCGGCAAGACTCGCATAGTGTTCCACGCACCTTCACGTG
This genomic window from Pseudomonadota bacterium contains:
- the typA gene encoding translational GTPase TypA; its protein translation is MTQIRNIAIIAHVDHGKTTLIDNLLKQSGTFRENENVQERVMDSNDLEKERGITILAKCTSINWKDTRINIIDTPGHADFGGEVERVLSMADGVILLTDAAEGPMPQTKFVLSKALAQGLKPIVVINKVDRPDGRPDEVVNEVFDLFAALDANEEQLDFPILYASGRNGWCTTELNDERKDLTPMLELVLKHVKEPDVDLNAPFSMLVTLLESDPFLGRILTGRIVSGKAKINMPVKAINLEGEVVEQGRLTKLQSFIGVHRVPVDSANAGDIISIAGMEEASVADTIGDISISKPIQSTPIDPPTMAITIGVNDSPFAGQEGSKVTSRMIRDRLFAEAETNVAITVNETTGGEAYEVGGRGELQLGVLIETMRREGFELSVSRPRVLFKEENGKKLEPIEEVVVDVDDEFSGTVVEKVSLRKGKMVDMRPSGGGKTRIVFHAPSRGLIGYQGEFMTDTKGTGVMNRLYHSHEPYKGEIESRRNGALISTGQGEAVAYAIFNLQERGVIFVKPQEKVYEGMIVGENSRDNDLDVNILKGKQLTNVRASGTDEAIRLTPPKKHTLEEMISYIGDDELVEVTPKNLRLRKRLLDPNARKKAMREKKAG